TCTCAGCTTGAATTCCTTGCAGGAAACGCTGCCGAGCTCGATCGGCGACCTCGCCTCCCTCGAGAAGATCGATTTGAGCTGGAACGAACTCCGAGGAGCTCCGCCGCCGGAGTTGGGGAAATTGAGGAGGCTCAATCTGTTGGATCTGAGCCACAACTCATTCACAGGTCCCATCCATGAAAATCTATCGGGAATGCAGCAGTTACAGTACCTAATAATGGATGCCAATccattaaattcaaaattccCTTCGATCACAGGCTCACTCACTCGCCTCGCCGTTCTGAGCTTATCGCGCTGCGCGCTTTACGGCCCGATCCCGAGCGTCTTCTCGAGCCTGACCAACCTAACGGCGTTGTCGCTCGACGACAACCGCCTCGACGGCGCGGTTCCAGCGGAGATCGGCGCGCTGCGGAGCCTCGATACCTTGAATTTGAGCAGGAATCATCTCAGCGGTCGGCTGCTGTTTCCGCAGGATTTCATGAACAGGATCGGGCAGCGCCTCGATATTCGCGAAAACGACGGCTTGTGCGCGGATGTGGCGGTGAGGACGAGCAATATGAGCTCGAGATTGTTGCAGAACCCTAGCTGTGATACTGTGATATTTGCTGCGCCTAGCAACAAAACAATGGCGGCAGATCACACAAACCGCGGGGATCGTTCTGCAAATTTGAAGCCGGATCTGTATGGTGATGATGATACCAGCTCGGATCACCGTGATTCCGATACCAAACTTGTGCTTTTCTTTGAATTTGTGTCGTTGCTTTTTTTGTTGCTAGCCTCATGAATTTCTGTATCCACTCTCtgagatttttatttatttttatttttttatgattgtTGTGTAATTAAAGCTATGTTGAAATTTGAGATGTGCTAGTTTAATTGCTAAATTTAACACAATTTTTCATCAAATTCTTGATCTCAACATGTCTTTTCAAAGACTAAACAACGAGTATGTCTCATCGTTTATCAATATTCACAAATATGATGAAATAAGAACTAagttaaataaaagaaaaaaacaaaaacaaattacAAATGGACACTCATTGAGAGGAAATTTGCAAAGTAATGGTATCCATGAAAGTTATTACATGTTGCGACATACAAAATTCTCATATTTAGTCATTTTTAAATGTTGCCATTGCATATGgacttttattattttctacAATTATAACATCTCAtaaaaaatttacttttaaatttaatgaaaacaTCGTCTTATAAGTGATTCGAACCATCGACCTATTGATTTGAGAAGAAACGTATTATCAATAGACTTCGCTTAAGTGTCTCCACGCATaaactttatatttttattataaaaattgagAAATCGTGATGTAGTTGCAACatttaagaaaaaaacaaaaaacaaaaaacttgTTGCAATTTAACTTGTTATTTTAATGTTAATATTACTGTTTAGATTATTTGCCTCCATTTAAAAAGTTGTTTTTAAGGAGTTGGTTGAGTCCCATCAGAAATTGTTACTTTGTTGGGAAAATCTTTATTCAGAAGTCAGAATCCAAAGCAGGAAGTGTCGTAATGTGTGTAGAGAAAAGTCAGATTATTTCTGATTTCTGACTTGCTAAAAAAGGAGCATAAGACGGGACTTTTGCCTTACAAAGttcaattattttgttttttttggattttctaCATACTTATTGATTGGATGCTATTTGGGGGTTTAAAGTAATTTCAGAAAATGAAACTGGGCCACTGTCTCTTCCTATTTGGGCTTTTCTCTAGTTGGGTTTGTTCGATTCGGCCTAACTTGGGTTGGGCCCAAAACAAGTCCTGATAGGTTTGGGCTGAGTAATTATATTGCCCATTTCCTAACAAAATGGTTCAATTCATATTCCAATATTATAGTCACATTTCTTGTATacattaagtttttaatttccCTTATTATAACCCACTCAATGTTATTTGAAATTAGCAGTACTTTTGTTTTCAATTAATGAATGAGGATTCTgtaatttttcttttcaatcaaaatttCATGCTTTTCTTTCAGTGCGTGTGAAAAATCTGAGGCCACCTGCAATTTTATGGCATATAATTCAAACATTAAAATTTTGACATATTCAATTTAGCGATGAGAATAGGCCATGAGAGGCTCTTGAAATAATTTAAAGTTTCTGGTCTGAATTATTAATTGGTTAATCTTATCTTTGgcacaaaaaacaaaaattatttgACATGAATGCTTTCTTTGATAATGGCAGATTGAGTAGAATTCAATTCTATTACCCAAGCGGCAAATTGAACTAATATTATATCCTATCCTCTTCTCTATCTGCATGTGCATTTAATTAAagacaaaattatttttggtaATTTATAGATCTTGAATTTTTCGGTATCGTCCGTACATATTATCTCATTTTCataactttattaaaatatttgtacAATGAAGAAATTGACTGACCAAAATTTTCCATCTTATTATAATTAAGTTGTGGTTCGTAATATAGTAATATTCGAAATTATAAAACTCTAGAGGACCGAAATAATAATATGATAGggtacaatttttattttaatttttgacgGAAGGGTACAATTTTTTAAGAGACACTAAGTTACCAAaattgataagaaaaaaaaaatttgataaGAAATTAGGGTACCGATaaaatgacttttttttttcaaaaaaaaaaaagaaaaaaaaatgatttttcgtGAATTAAATGTTGGTGATGGGCCGCGGTAGGCTGCATATATCTCGTTTGTTGTGTGTAAACCTGCACTTTTGGTAAAATGTTATCCTTCAACAAATAAATTGATGTTTTACTtatcaaaaaggaaagtgataaattatatatatatatatatatatatatatatatatatatatatatagtggaagGATCAAGTGTAAACTCTATCTTACGGTGAAAACTAGATCCTAtgaacaaacacacacacacacacacacacatatatatatatattgacttgggggagttggggagggggagcagtagggtttgaacccgggacctcactaatcacacaaaaataaaatttatatacataCATTAATTTAATGATAGAGTAATTAATATATAAGACTAAATGTTGCTGGTTTTGACCTTCCaaaatatttgtttctcatgcccaaaaaatatactccctcctatTCATTATATAGAAGGTcttgtaaaattaattatttgtaaattatatgaAGTTTTATAATACTCTTCCAAAGTTAACCttattaaattaagtatatttattaacgttgaaaaataaaataaaataagctaCAATGGAAGAATTGTAATTGAGATTAAGTTAACCTTATTTATGTTCTTATTAAtgattaattaacattaattaaggTTAATGTTAGTAAAATATATGTTATTAATCTATGTGCAATAGCTAAAGACGACATGTATAATGAATAAAAGGGAGTATTACATTAATCTAATTATCATTTGTTTCTAGCACCATGTTGTAGGgtattaaaaagataaaaataatataagcATAAAGCACTCGACAAACAAGGCCAATTTGAAAACGTAGTTGTTTGTGGAAAAGTTGCCCCGTGACGTGGCAGTTCAATAATTCGCTGCCAATTTATTTATACAATAATGAATCAATGATGGTACATATTTTTGGAATAATGATGGTATATATtggtattataaatttattactaAAAAATCAGCAACGAAAACGGTTATTTCCTTGTGTAAATTGTCTTGGTCGTATCAATATAGCATTCCATATTTTGGTTGGACTGCTCAAATCTCAGCTGCGTATCATCTTTgaactcctctctctctctctctctccgataCTTGAAATTGCTTTGGCTTTGCTGTGATAGAGTGTTGTTCTAGCCGCCTTTTGCTTTATTCTCGGTACTCTACTGTTCCTTTGATATTCCTTAACCGACTACAAGAAAACTCGACtgaatcttttttcttttttgtgctTTTCAATGTGCGTGAATATGATCGATGTTCCCTCATTTGAGCTGATTATATATactgttgtgtgtgtgtgtttggacTTTCAAGGGTTTTATGCTTTCAGGATTTACGTGATTGATCACAACTGGACTAACTCGTCACCTTTGTAACACTTTATGGATAATCATTCGTGTCATCTCCAAATCATGGTCTTTGCGGGCGGAATCAATTGCTCTTGAATTGCTAATTATTTAATTTCTCGATTAATTGATTTCATGACTTAAATCTGGACCTCCTCGCAACTCTGTTCGAGAAGGCCCCTTTTTGGAGGAATTCTTCTTTTTCATGGGGTTTCTGCTATCAATGTGTGTATTTATTAATGAGTGAGGGCTTTGGGGGTTTCAATACTAGGCTTGAAATTTCTGTTTATTGTTTGGTAATGGCTCATTTTTTCGACTGATTCCAGTAATTCCTTGAATTTGTCTATGATATTTGCAGTGTTTGCAGCATTTCTGTAGTTTAAGCTTTATGATAATTGATTGCTTGTTGATGATGATGCAGAGGTGGCATGACTTCCTGGAAAATGGAAAACATTACCAATGTTATGGAGTTTGAGCCCATTGCCAGGGAGAAATTGCCCAAGATGGTGTACGATTATTATGCGTCTGGCGCTGAGGACCAGTGGACTCTCCAAGAAAACCGCAACGCCTTTTCTAGGATACTGTAATGTCTCTACTCTAAGTGTGCTCATGTGAACATTTCTCTGTGTTTTTAGGTCTTTTTTATCTTCACTTTCTCTAGAATGAGGATATTATAGCATTGCATTTCTTTCAAGAACTCTGATGAGGAAAAGAATATGGCAGGATATGTGATATAATCTTATGTCTTGGCCtttgaaatcaattttgttCCCAATTGTGCGAAACTTTCTTTTGTGGTATTTACTTGGAGAAGCCTGGCAATTAGAATGATTTCTTCGGCATTTTCCAATCTTTTTCTCTGGAATTCTATCATTGACATAGGTTTCGCCCTCGCATTCTGATTGATGTTAGCAAGATCGATACAATTACAACCGTTTTGGGATACAAAATCTCAATGCCGATCATGGTTGCTCCGACAGCAATGCAGAAAATGGCACACCCTGAAGGTACAGATAGCTTCTCTGGACTTGCCAACTTTGGCAATTGGTATATACTAACATTTTGCTTCGATTTCTTAGTGTTTGTACTTCATCTGAAGGTGTAGTAGGCTTTGCTCATAAAACCtctgataatttttttttctggttTCTTTTCCTGAACTGAAATACCACTTTGCTGCAGGTGAGCTTGCCACAGcaagagcagcagcagctaCTGGCACTATCATGGTGTGGATTTCGATTCTTTTCTCGTTTGCTTTCCCTTGTTTTAAGTATCTACTATAAATGGTTTAAGACTTGGGGAAGGAAAGCAGAAAACTTTGACATTATTATTGCTATATTTTTGAAACCATGCTGCTACTAACAGATGTTTCGTTGGTAATAGACATTATCCTCATGGGCCACTTCCAGCGTAGAAGAAGTCGCCTCAACTGGACCTGGCATTCAATTCTTTCAGCTCTACGTGAGTTGGAGTTTTGTCTTTGTTCTCCATTTATTCACCAAATATTGCTTCTCAATTTGATCAGCATATGATCTAATTGCTACTACGCGTAGATTTTCAGTACTGTTAAGTTGCTTTACCATTCTACCAATGATTGCTACATAAATTTTACTCTGtttcactctttttttttttctggtgaTTCCCTTCTACACTTTTTTTTGCCAGCTGAAGTCATATCTTCCTTTTTTTCCTGGAATCTAGAGAGTTGAAACTTAGGAAATTCTGTTTGATGTTTATATTATATCTTCTTAACTCCAAAGTATTTGAACTAATCAGAGATCTCTTACATTGAATGTAGGTTTTAAAAGACAGGAACATTGTTCAACAACTTGTGAGAAGGGCTGAAAAGGCTGGTTTCAAGGCAATTGCTCTTACAGTCGATACTCCAAGGCTCGGACGAAGGGAAGCTGATATCAAGAACAGGTGATTTCCAAAATGTTTCCACACTTATTGATCATATCAAGTGCTTTTGCTATCACAATATCAGTTTCTTCTCTTGCTTCAGCTAGTGTTACTTAACCAACTAAAGCTTTATTTATGTCCAACAGATTTGCATTGCCACCCCACTTGACACTAAAAAATTTCGAAGGCTTGGATCTTGGCTCTATAGACAGGGtgagtaatttcaaaattatttcataattgGAGTTTTGGTTTCTCTCATTGTGTATGCTTCAATATCAGTAAAACAATCTTGGGATGACTGCAGACGAACGACTCTGGACTAGCTACGTACGTTGCTGGTCAAGTCGACCGTTCCCTTAACTGGAAGGTAAGAACACTCTTCTGCTCATACAATTCTTGCAAGAAATGGTTGGGACAAAAACACTACAAAGAAATTGAACTATTTGGTGTGATTGAATCCACACAGGATGTGAAGTGGCTTCAAACGATAACTAAGTTGCCGATTCTAGTGAAGGGTGTGCTAACTGCTGAGGACGGTAGGGCTGATCTTCGAGAAACTTTCTATTTTCTAGCCGGGGGGGCGTGCTCTAATGTCGTCTGCTTTTACTTGTTTGCACAATGTTAGCAAGCCTGGCCGTACAAGCAGGGGTAGCCGGGATCATTGTGTCGAACCACGGAGCTCGACAGCTCGATTATGTTCCTGCAACCATCATGGCCTTGGAGGAGGTAGTGAGAGCTGCGGAGGGCAGAGTTCCTGTTTTCCTAGACGGCGGGATCAGGCGTGGAACCGACGTCTTCAAAGCGCTAGCACTCGGGGCGTCTGGTGTTTTTGTAAGTGTGGAGACTTCAACTGCTCATTTTTGCCCCTTTTTGTTAGTTTTGGTGTGTTGAAAAATGAGGTGTTATTTCGTTGTGAATATGGAAGATCGGAAGGCCGGTAGTTTTCGCGCTGGCGGCTGGCGGCGAGGCGGGCGTGAAGAAAGCCATCGGGATGCTGCGTGATGAGCTGGAGCTGACGATGGCGCTGAGTGGGTGTCGCTCGATAAAGGAAATCACGCGCGCCCATGTCGTGGCGCCGTGGGACACGGGAAGTCCTCGTGTTGCACCGCGTTTGTGAGTGTTGCAACAACCGTAGATATGCGAAGAAGGAAGTGTGGGAACTCAAGAAAGTGAAGAGAAACCACCTCGTATCATCATCTCATTTGTGTTTGTATGTTGTTGTTTTGTGCCAAACGTGTTATGTTGTGTCGGATATgcacaataatttttattccaaAACCACTTTCTTTTCTTGACTTGGTCAAGGAAAAAGGCTGTTGCTTTATCATTAgtgaaattcaaaattatggGCCAATTAATTTCATGGGGGGGATCGttaaaaatacttgaaatattttcagaatcattttataattttttaatatttcatgTAAAATGTTGTTGGACTCGGAGGCCCTATATTTTCAGTTGTCGACAGGGGGAATTAAGATTAAATGAGGATAAAGAATACTAGGgttaaacaatttttttatttattatttttttttaaagatggaGGGTTAcacaattttgaaattttagaattaaatgtataattttttagTGGTTGCCTATAAAAGACACTTAGGCTTATTGCAGTGGGTGCAAATACAATCAGTATATACGTACTCATACTTACGTCTCTGTTAAAACTTGCTCCTTAATTAATAAACTGTTTTGTTTTAGAATTCCACTGAAAATAATCAAATAGTATCACTCTCTccatttcaattatatatattatatattttgcaaATCATCTATTTAAGATAATAATTTATGGATTCAATGCAACCATGCATTCGATTAAGGTAAAAATTGTAAATTTTGTGGATTTAAtaacaattataatataaatattagaagtaacatataaaattaagaagacatgaatgaaaaattaagataaataaGAATCGAAGATTATGGAGATAATTCGTAGGAAAGAAGATGCCTTAAGCCCATGTTTGGTTCGAGTAATAAATTAACTATCACAAATACTcttgtgcaaccggttgcaccatGCAATTGGTTTCcagaatgacactatttcattcgtaaaatgacacttgaacatttccaaatgacacttgaagatcttcaagtgtcatttgtatgttgaagtagtgtcatttcaagtgtcatttgtatgttgaagtagtatcattcagaaac
The genomic region above belongs to Salvia miltiorrhiza cultivar Shanhuang (shh) chromosome 5, IMPLAD_Smil_shh, whole genome shotgun sequence and contains:
- the LOC130985188 gene encoding glycolate oxidase — protein: MTSWKMENITNVMEFEPIAREKLPKMVYDYYASGAEDQWTLQENRNAFSRILFRPRILIDVSKIDTITTVLGYKISMPIMVAPTAMQKMAHPEGELATARAAAATGTIMTLSSWATSSVEEVASTGPGIQFFQLYVLKDRNIVQQLVRRAEKAGFKAIALTVDTPRLGRREADIKNRFALPPHLTLKNFEGLDLGSIDRTNDSGLATYVAGQVDRSLNWKDVKWLQTITKLPILVKGVLTAEDASLAVQAGVAGIIVSNHGARQLDYVPATIMALEEVVRAAEGRVPVFLDGGIRRGTDVFKALALGASGVFIGRPVVFALAAGGEAGVKKAIGMLRDELELTMALSGCRSIKEITRAHVVAPWDTGSPRVAPRL
- the LOC130985187 gene encoding receptor like protein 29-like, which translates into the protein MASAYLFVVAILVFCGGAACYDGGAGMEEGELFGLFEVMGSLLEDPTWAEMHPLPCTDTPWPGVECGLMEETSVFHVTKIHVGDDVVSPPCKSSARISLSLLKLPYLRTLSLINCFTDSPVSLNRLLFQSLSSLEHLTLDSNPALIGEIPSTISNLASLKTLCLSQNNLSGQIPKQIGDLVNLQQLVLSHNNFTGPIPREIGAMEKLTILDLSLNSLQETLPSSIGDLASLEKIDLSWNELRGAPPPELGKLRRLNLLDLSHNSFTGPIHENLSGMQQLQYLIMDANPLNSKFPSITGSLTRLAVLSLSRCALYGPIPSVFSSLTNLTALSLDDNRLDGAVPAEIGALRSLDTLNLSRNHLSGRLLFPQDFMNRIGQRLDIRENDGLCADVAVRTSNMSSRLLQNPSCDTVIFAAPSNKTMAADHTNRGDRSANLKPDLYGDDDTSSDHRDSDTKLVLFFEFVSLLFLLLAS